The sequence CGCAGCGCTGCGCTGGGCTGCCAGCGCAGCGTGCTCATCAGCTTGCCGCCATGGGCACGGGCCATGTCGTGCTCGCCATTGGTGTAGTGGCCATAGGCGTCCACCCGGTAGCTCAAGGTCTCGCCCAGCGGGCCTGCAGCGCCCAGGCCCAGCTTGGCCGCACCGTCCGAGCCCGCGCCCAACAGCACTTCGCGCACCGGCTCGCGGCTGGGCTGTTTGCGCACCAGATTGGCTGTGGCTCCCACCGTGCCGCTGCCATAAACAATGGAAGCGGGGCCGCGCAGTACTTCCACGCGCTCATAGCCCCAGCCATCGCTGGGATAAGGCACGGTGCTGGAGGCCACGCCCAGGCGCACGCCATCTTCGGCAATGCCCACGGAGTTGGTGCCGGTAAAACCACGCGCGCCAAACGACAGGCTGCTGTAACTGGTGGGCGACAAAGGTGCCATGCCCACGCTGCGGCCGATGATGTCGGCCGTGCGGATGTCGCCACGCTCCTGCCAGGTCTCGCTGTCCACCACATCCAGGCTGGCGGGCAAATCGCGCGTGACGATGCCGGTACGGCTGCCCGAAGTCGACGGCAGGGACAGGCCCAGACCGCCCTCGGAAGTCACGGGTGCCGACTTGACCTGCACGGTGGGCAGACTGGCATCAGCCTGGGCGGACGTCCTGGGCTTGCTTGCGGCGCCTTCAGCCGCCTCGGCTTCGGCAGCCTGGGCTGGCACGGCCAGGCCCAGCGAGGCCAATAGCGCAGCGCAGGTCCAGGAATTCCAGGTGGGTGAAGAAAATGGCAGCGCCTTGGCATGGCGGGCTGCGGGGTAAAGCTGGTGCTTCATCGTTGTCAGAGGCTCACGACTTGCACATGCCGCATGCACGCAAGGCCTCTGGTGTCCAGGGGCTGGCCTTGCTGTATGACGGCTTGCACAGTCTTGGCGCAGCGACGCCTGCCTGCCCATGACCGCCCCATGCCGAGGGCCACACGCCACCATGGCGCCAGCCGCAAAGCCTGTTGCTGCCACACTGCACCCCGCAGGCGTTTGCTGCAAATGCCGCACGCCACGGGTCCCTCAACCCATGGTGTGCGACGCTCAACAGGCCGGTCTCCGGGCTTGCAGACAGGCCACCAGAAGGTCCGGGGCCTTAGTCGCTTCGCCTTCCCAATGCCGCCGCGCAGCTCGCAGGAGCTCACGTAGGACATCAGTGGCCGGCGCCTGTCTTGCAGGACGCCATGAAGCGGTTCCATACGCTGCATCCACCATCGGGCCAGCAGGCCTTTGTGTGGATGGATGCCGCGTAATGTCTGTTTACCGTTGCGGGGGCAGCCAGGGCTTTGCACCCTGTTCCCGTTTCACCCGGAGCAAGCCCCGGGCACCTGTTGCATGACTGGTGAAGACGGGCCAGATCGGCCCCTTCCCAATGCGTCGCGCAGTATAAGGCCAGGTCTTGCGCCCACCGGGCTGGGCTGGCCTTGGTGGACGGCGGAGCAAAGCGCCCACCGATGCGGGCGGACATCCTCAGGCCTGCTGCTTAGAGCGTGTTCACACGGCCCAGCAAATCGAAGATTTGCGTTTGAGACGAGGCGCGAAGTCGCAGGCAGTACAGAGGTACGACAAGACGAAGCAACGACGTATCAAGGGTTGTGTGAGCGGGTCTCAGCGCAGCCAGCGCGCACTCACCCAACGGGCCAGCAGGTCGAGCGCAAAGCCCAGGCAGCCGATCAGCACAATACCCGCCATCAGCTCGTCATAGGCCAGGCGGTCCCGGGTGTCGAGAATAAAGTAACCCATGCCGGCCGAGACGCCCAGCATTTCTGCCGGCACCAGCACGATCCAGCCAATGCCCAGGGCCAGGCGAAAGCCGGTGAGCACGTGAGAGACGATGCCGGGCAACACAATCCGCCACACCACTTCAAGGCGTGTGGCTGACAGGCTGTGCGCCAGCTGCAGCCAGCTTTTGTCCAGCGCCGCCACGCCGGCTGCGGTGTTGAGCATGATGGGCCAGACTGCGGCAAAGCTGAGCAGAAAAATCACCGGTGCCTCGCCCACGCCCAGGGCCATCACGGCCAGCGGCATCCAGGACAGGGGCGAGACCATGCGCAGAAACTGGAACAAGGTGCCCGTGAGCTTGGCAAACAGCGGCGACAAGCCCAGCCAGATGCCCAGCGGCACGCCTATCAGCAGTGCCAGCAGCAGAGACAAGCCGATGCGCTGCAGGCTCAGCGCCATGTGCAGCCATATCAGCCCGTCCTGCAGCAGCCGCCACAGGGCGGAAAAACCTGCCTGGGGGCCGAAGGCCTGGCGCAGGGCATCCACATCAGACAGCTGCCGGGCGCCCAGGGCCCACAGGGCGACGGCCAGCAGCAGCCCCAGCACGGGCCAGCCCAGCCGACTCAGCCACGCAGTGCGCACCTGCCTCATACCGCGATCACCTCTTTGCGCGTAAAGCTCTCGGCATGGCCAAAGGCCTTGAGGCCGCCCACCTGCTGCAGGGCTTTTTTGACAAAGCGGTCGTCCACCAGGTCCTTGGCCACAAAGCCGGGATCGAGTTGGTGCAGAAATTCCACATTGCCTTCCAGCTGCGTGGTCTGCAAGGCCTTGACCAGGGCCTCGGTGTAGGAGGCATAGGGATAGGGCTGAAAGTCGATACGGCGCTGGTTCCAGGCCGGGTGGTGGATGACGCCATCGCGCTGGTATTGCGCCATTTCGGTGGCCACCAGCACCTTGGACAGCACGGGCAGGCTATGGGGCGTGTAGCGCCCTTCCCCGCTGCTGGCCAGCAGCTTGGCCGTGTCCAGCTGGTTGTTGCGTGTCCACAGCTGGGCCTTGACCATGGCATTGGTCACGCGCTGGGCCCACTCGGGGCGCTCGGCGATGTCGCGCTCGGCCAGGGTCAGCAGGCAGCAGGCGTGGTTCTGCCAGACATCCCCCACAAAGCGCAGCACCTTGCCCACGCCAGCCACCTCGGCCGCCGCCACAAAAGGCTCGGCCACGATGTAGCCGGCCACCGCCTTGGAGGCCAGGGCCGAGACCATTTCGGCCGGCGGCAACACCAGCAGATTGACCTCATCCGCCGCCAGGCTGGCCTGGCGCGCACGGCTGACGGCCTTGAGGCCGTTGGCCCGCAACAGCTGCTGCAGCACCACGTTGTGGATGGAATACCAGAACGGAATCGCCACCTGCTGGCCGCCCAGATCCTTCACCGACTGAATGTGTTTGGCCACGGCCAGAGCCGAGCCATTCATGTGATTCCAGGCCACGACCTTGGCACCAAACTTCGAGCCATAGCGCACAAACAGGGTGGAGGGCGAAAGCAGGTGCACCACATTCACCTGGCCGGCCACAAAGGCTTCGATGATTTGCGCCCAGGTGCGGAACATGCGCGGCTTTTCGGTGCGCAGGCCCTCGGCCTCGAACAATTGGCGGCTGTGGGCCACCAGCAGCGGCGTGGCGTCGGTGATGGGCAAATAGCCTATGCGCACCGGCACATCGTCACCCTTGCTGGCTTGCGCGGCCGCATCGCCGGCGCGCAGCAAGGGACTGGCGGCCGCGCCGCTGAGGGCGGCAATGCGCAGCCAGTCGCGGCGGCTGATGCCGCAGTCGCAGGTGGAAGCGGCGCAGACATGCTGGTAGGTGGAACGCAGAGATTCGTCGTGCATGGAAAAGACTCCCGGGTCAAACAGGAAGAAAAAACAGAGCAAGGTATGCGCAGCGCCAAAGCCGCGCGGGCCGATTCAGCGCGGACAGCTGACGTCGGATGTGTTGGCGGGGCGGGCTTCTGCCGCGCCGTGCAGCGTGCGCAGGGCCGCCAGGATTTCCAGCCGCAGTGCGGTGACCGCGACCGTCGCCTCCACGCGGGGATGGGGGATGTCCACCTTCCACATCCGCACGATGTGGCCGGCATGCGGCCCAAAGCGGCCCATCAGCACGATGCGGTCGGCCACCAAAATAGCTTCGTCAATATCGTGGGTGACCAGCAAGGCGGCGGTGTGCCAGCGCTGAACCAGCTCTACCAGCAGCTCCTGC comes from Comamonas sp. GB3 AK4-5 and encodes:
- a CDS encoding ABC transporter permease; translated protein: MRQVRTAWLSRLGWPVLGLLLAVALWALGARQLSDVDALRQAFGPQAGFSALWRLLQDGLIWLHMALSLQRIGLSLLLALLIGVPLGIWLGLSPLFAKLTGTLFQFLRMVSPLSWMPLAVMALGVGEAPVIFLLSFAAVWPIMLNTAAGVAALDKSWLQLAHSLSATRLEVVWRIVLPGIVSHVLTGFRLALGIGWIVLVPAEMLGVSAGMGYFILDTRDRLAYDELMAGIVLIGCLGFALDLLARWVSARWLR
- a CDS encoding ABC transporter substrate-binding protein; its protein translation is MHDESLRSTYQHVCAASTCDCGISRRDWLRIAALSGAAASPLLRAGDAAAQASKGDDVPVRIGYLPITDATPLLVAHSRQLFEAEGLRTEKPRMFRTWAQIIEAFVAGQVNVVHLLSPSTLFVRYGSKFGAKVVAWNHMNGSALAVAKHIQSVKDLGGQQVAIPFWYSIHNVVLQQLLRANGLKAVSRARQASLAADEVNLLVLPPAEMVSALASKAVAGYIVAEPFVAAAEVAGVGKVLRFVGDVWQNHACCLLTLAERDIAERPEWAQRVTNAMVKAQLWTRNNQLDTAKLLASSGEGRYTPHSLPVLSKVLVATEMAQYQRDGVIHHPAWNQRRIDFQPYPYASYTEALVKALQTTQLEGNVEFLHQLDPGFVAKDLVDDRFVKKALQQVGGLKAFGHAESFTRKEVIAV